The proteins below come from a single Aegilops tauschii subsp. strangulata cultivar AL8/78 chromosome 6, Aet v6.0, whole genome shotgun sequence genomic window:
- the LOC109777717 gene encoding two-component response regulator ORR29-like, protein MPNCHIHAYRKIEANRALALRNPMAERAEGRPSDALIVMVIDEDEFHANSAKSMLSELNYYVAVYTSPIEALGILEKKAHDVDFVIAAVDMEELNGFQFLEAAKDMHRNLQVIMMSADTTMYTMKRSVELGARFLAKKPLDATTIHNMWQHLDVKVLRLNRMKYLFQGVGDKAQDGEEVGESVAQQKDGTKTTTHFKWIPFLESKFLYALQILGANASPSKIKIIMNVDTVTRKQISAHLQKHRKRMEREQNMAMFMDSYGNCASSSKSVKTRHTIPYMSGYHSEDDVQRTMMPSLFGDTQGVDVSAAMRRALQLGAVFDEFQYSNGPSSDEPCEGIGHKTGEDGIVDDANGSNSSSHDQVAAQTYNSRAAQAITFRNNYHHDQVSNISKVPVEGLVDYPDSEDSD, encoded by the exons ATGCCCAATTGCCACATTCACGCATACAGAAAAATAGAAGCAAATAGAGCTCTCGCTTTGAGAAACCCCATGGCAGAAAGAGCAGAAGGAAGGCCCTCAGATGCGCTCATCGTGATGGTCATTGATGAAGATGAGTTCCATGCCAACTCTGCAAAATCCATGCTCTCTGAATTGAACTATTATG TGGCAGTCTATACAAGTCCCATAGAAGCGCTCGGTATTCTTGAAAAGAAAGCACATGATGTTGATTTTGTCATAGCAGCGGTGGACATGGAAGAGTTGAATGGCTTTCAGTTCCTGGAAGCAGCCAAAGATATGCATCGAAACCTTCAAGTGATCA TGATGTCAGCAGATACAACAATGTACACAATGAAGAGATCTGTTGAACTTGGTGCTCGTTTTTTGGCGAAGAAGCCTCTTGATGCTACTACCATTCACAATATGTGGCAACATCTTGATGTAAAAGTTCTTAGGCTGAACAGGATGAAGTATCTGTTTCAAG GTGTTGGAGATAAAgcgcaagatggagaagaagTTGGAGAGTCTGTAGCACAGCAAAAGGATGGAACTAAAACGACCACTCATTTCAAATGGATACCTTTCCTGGAGAGCAAGTTTTTATATGCTCTTCAAATACTTGGAGCAA ATGCATCGCCCAGCAAGATAAAGATAATCATGAACGTGGATACTGTTACGAGGAAACAAATTTCTGCGCATCTGCAG AAACATCGAAAGCGTATGGAAAGGGAACAAAACATGGCAATGTTTATGGATAGCTACGGGAATTGTGCCTCAAGTTCTAAATCCGTGAAGACTCGTCATACAATCCCTTACATGTCGGGCTATCATTCAGAAGACGATGTCCAAAGAACAATG ATGCCAAGCTTGTTTGGAGACACTCAAGGCGTTGATGTATCTGCAGCAATGCGAAGAGCCTTACAACTTGGGGCTGTTTTTGACGAGTTCCAGTATTCCAATGGTCCTTCTAGTGACGAACCATGTGAAGGTATAGGACATAAAACAGGAGAAGATGGCATCGTTGATGACGCTAACGGCTCAAATTCATCTAGTCATGATCAAGTTGCTGCTCAAACATACAATTCAAGAGCTGCACAAGCAATCACATTCAGGAACAATTATCATCATGACCAAGTCTCCAACATAAGTAAGGTTCCAGTTGAGGGCCTTGTAGACTATCCAGATTCCGAGGATTCTGATTAA